Sequence from the Rutidosis leptorrhynchoides isolate AG116_Rl617_1_P2 chromosome 3, CSIRO_AGI_Rlap_v1, whole genome shotgun sequence genome:
ttgatggatgggctaccttcctgttgagatttcggcagaggtttctgccccgagctagccagatgtcctcgagtcctcagtttccgattgcagattatacatgtagttctcgatggacgattatgccattgggtttcctcaatcaactggagaaattcaagtccttttatgatgatgacactcaaaatgaggaggagaagggggatacatctaatcctgaagcagaggggatcattaaattcaatcccccagattatatgtatttgattggtcttggggatggtagtgatgacctttatccatcctgggctgaatgtgataaggttagtcctttttttttatataaactataCATTTTGAGTAAACTGTAATAGGCGCAAGACAAATCTTGCGCCCTTGCGTCCGTTCGCAAACACtctcttgcgtccttgcgaccctcGCAAGATTAACCTTGCGTCTTCATTATGGACGCAAAGTAAAATTTGCGTCCATGCGTCCACCCGCAAGGtagaccttgcgtccttgctcctgacgcaaggtctaccttgcgtccttgcgtgtctcGCAAGGTCAACCTTGCGTCCTGCCTTCTTGACTTTTTATGTttcttttgttgcagattttgattccaGTACATTTTTCAGATCCTGAACATTTTATACTACTCACTTTGAACTTAGATGAACAGAGAGTATTAGTCTATGATAGTTTAAAGGGTTGTTTGAAAAAAGGTCAACTCGAGGCTGTCTTCAAAAACTTATCAGACAACTTGCCGTTATATTTGAAGGCTATTGATTACTTTAACAAGAAGCAGGACTCACAAATTGTTGACTATTATGAGAACAGAGAAGATGTAGAGTTGATGATCGAGGATGCACCGTATGTGCCAATgcagagtggtggccatggtgattgtggtgtttgggtctgccttcatatggagaggatagtttttggttgggatcagattgacaacattggagaccctaaaaaggctgctaaggactatagaattcgaatggcaagaacattcttccgtgcacgctttgatacacaggaaccaccaccaccagaggacccagaggacccaaaggttgttaattagttaaCTTGTAGATGTAATTATTATACAGTTTTTAGGTAAAACATGTAATTTTTGTATGTAAATAATCTGGGACAGACGCAAGGACTTTTTTGCGTCCTTGCTTCTGGTTTTTTGACAGAAGCAAGGtgttgtttgcgtccttgcgtctctttAAATGGCTTACGCAAGGTTTTGTTTGCGTTCTTGCGTATGTTTGAAGGAACGCAAGGTTTTGTTTGCGTTCTTGCGTATTTAAAAGATATACGCAAGTTGATGTTTGCGTGCTTGCGTATGTTTCATGACATACGCAAGGTATTGTTTGAAAAGTTGCGTCTTTTTTAAAGACAGACGCAAGTTATTGTTTGCGTATTTGCGTGTGTTTGATGACATACGCAAGATTTTTCTTGCGTTCTTGCGTCTCTATGTAGGTCAATTTATGACACATATTTAAACAACTAACTGAGACTGATAAAcaacaaactgagactgataaacaaGCAACTAATTCTGGTCCCCTAATTCTGGTCTAAATCGTACGTTTGATAAAATTGAGACTGATAAGCTTGCGAAGGTTCGACTTTCTCTTTCgactttgactttgattttgaggctgtttttttaaccctctgagaagtagattcaccggttaggtcataagaagcgctacatgttgttcggttatgacctgcttgcttgcaacgagtacacgttcttactttcttttcagtttcttcaccttgagatggaatccgatcggtactttttgggcgtccaggtgctcttttcttttgaattgggggctttacgattttcaagatcttgggccctggatcggaccattcggatcgatggggcaaaggaaggatgtgttcggaatatgtatttatataagtttgagacaagaaccaatgtgatacataacatgtaacatcttccactccgaagagtcgtgctgctgccaatacatgtccgcaaggtatgcctgataattgccattgcccacatgtacatgttctatcttctagattaacgaggccgtttttccttccatcacgcacctctattagattgtttgtcgatggaaatgcttgccatcttcttgatttgttcgtcctcttacctaatttacgttcaacatatggagtaaccgttgaagtgagactaactgctttgttgtgatgtttgaaaaaccaatcctgtatagaagcgcgaaaaaattccaataacatgcaaactggtagtttgcgagcatgtttggatagagcgttaatagactctacactgttgctagtaaggtatgcatacctaacatgaccagcatgacttctggaccatttgttgaaaccaacgtcatttagatacttgtgagacgcttttaatcttcgttgaaatacactaacatgatcttgaaaatctgacaaacgataagccttaaccattttccaatagtgccattcaaaatatttgaatttgttggacatcgtttttatgttcatgaatagatgacgtgcgcaaaaagagtgaaaggcttcaggaaacacatttgaaataccatgtgctattgaaggagcacgatcagaaataaaggtaatctctgacatacgattactcataccacaactttctaaatgatctcttagattgccaaaaaaccatgaccaaacctcgtttgtctcgccttcaccaattccataagccaatggcaaaattccgttATTGGCATCCATTGCAACAGCGACTAAATTTGTACTCAAGTATCCAGCTTTCAAATGTGCACCATCAACGATGATAATAgggcgaacattttggacaaatgatcgaatctgcacgcaaacaaatcaaatgagattgctattagtttaagataaaacaattgtaggatgagtgatacttacaactgcgccaaaggacatgtaacacatcacgaatctattttcattgtcagtcaccacatttgtcatgcttcctgggttatgaatcttaatgttatgaagataaatgggaagcattcggaacgagtcatccatactgccacgaagcatctctattgcatgacacttggctctccatgcttgattgtaagaaatgctcacccgaaaacggttgccaacatcatcacgtatatcttttggattatagtctcgatttgcagctttgaacgattccatcagaatacttcctaacacctttttggaagcatgtttattattttccataatttgggtacgtgagcatgtgtgtacgtcatgcaatttctttacgatgaagttgtcagtgtggcgtattttgtatgcactacatttccactcacaatttggcaacatgcatttagcagtgaatcgagatttgtcagactttacaggcttaatttggaagttttcttcaagacattttgtgtatagatggtttacaaaatcatcattgtttaaaaaagtttgtcgaactttaatcaaatcggatactctataactggttgttatttggctcgtagattcagtctcttggtcatgctcactcaataaaagtgacatattccagaatacatcctttttttcttcctcttcttcattttcatcttcatcttgatcttctctgtcattttcttcctccgaagcactagacgcgacaactgattcaaaagggtgatctgtttttttaattttacatacgttctcaactccatagttgaagaaatcaaactcttctgtgtttggaggtggtacttcaggtcgtgcttcttccaaattgggtgtctgaaggtttgtgctctcctcgtttgttggtaggttttgttggacatcgtgtgttggtaggttctgggagttgatgcattgtaactttgtcgacaatgtaaatattaataggagcatttgatattgcatgttgtagaaaatcacgaaagtcttcataatcatcagtaatatcaaaaacaagattatcgacaacatatctcattgaaacaggagcattaggtggcaaattaatttttctaagaacattttttaacaatattcttcgagtaattagtttttggggagcaactgggagttttaatcgtgttctaaaacaatctagaggcaaatacataggtaagttattaataaattgaaaagaaCCACCACAACATATATGAATAACAAAAGTTTCATTATCACTAAAACTCATTATTTAAAATAAAGAAAGTTACCTTAATAACGCTTGAAATTATATGATTTATGTTGAAATGGTAGAAATGAAGTGAAAATAAAGCTGGTAATAccttatatgaat
This genomic interval carries:
- the LOC139899081 gene encoding uncharacterized protein; the encoded protein is MVDKFINDQGTLQPPPPSAWRDQRKHVGPAKDLKSLILNKQDTRCMFIFQNETFLFLDTEFWKRLLGIAFSGYLENIHIDGWATFLLRFRQRFLPRASQMSSSPQFPIADYTCSSRWTIMPLGFLNQLEKFKSFYDDDTQNEEEKGDTSNPEAEGIIKFNPPDYMYLIGLGDGSDDLYPSWAECDKILIPVHFSDPEHFILLTLNLDEQRVLVYDSLKGCLKKGQLEAVFKNLSDNLPLYLKAIDYFNKKQDSQIVDYYENREDVELMIEDAPYVPMQSGGHGDCGVWVCLHMERIVFGWDQIDNIGDPKKAAKDYRIRMARTFFRARFDTQEPPPPEDPEDPKVVN